The following are encoded together in the Myxococcus xanthus genome:
- a CDS encoding FKBP-type peptidyl-prolyl cis-trans isomerase, producing MRSMWTAALVFALGATGAQAQDSKSAKKPAAKAAPATPAAAPAAPAALSEEDQQTLYTLGLSIGRDLSLFALSPEELKVLQQGLSDGLGGKTSDIDPKEQAQRIQAFAKSRQALAGKAALERAAKEPGAEVLPSGVIYKQVQAGTGRSPRAVDTVKVHYEGRLVDGTIFDTSARRGIPVEFPLNGVIPCWTQGVAKMKVGGKAKLTCPGNTAYGERPPSGSRIPPNAVLTFDVELIDIPGDTSRQP from the coding sequence ATGCGATCGATGTGGACGGCGGCCCTGGTGTTCGCGCTCGGCGCGACGGGCGCCCAGGCGCAGGACTCGAAGTCGGCGAAGAAGCCCGCGGCCAAGGCCGCACCGGCGACTCCGGCCGCCGCGCCGGCGGCGCCCGCTGCGCTGTCCGAGGAGGACCAGCAGACCCTCTACACGCTCGGTCTCTCCATTGGCCGTGATTTGTCCCTCTTCGCGCTGTCGCCCGAGGAGTTGAAGGTGCTGCAACAGGGCCTGTCCGACGGACTCGGTGGAAAGACGTCCGACATCGACCCGAAGGAGCAGGCTCAGCGGATTCAGGCCTTCGCCAAGAGCCGGCAGGCCCTTGCGGGCAAGGCCGCGCTGGAGCGCGCCGCCAAGGAGCCCGGCGCGGAGGTGCTTCCCTCCGGCGTCATCTACAAGCAGGTCCAGGCGGGAACCGGCCGCAGCCCGCGCGCCGTCGACACCGTCAAGGTCCACTACGAGGGCCGGCTGGTGGACGGCACCATCTTCGACACCTCCGCCCGCCGTGGAATCCCCGTCGAGTTCCCGCTCAACGGCGTCATCCCCTGCTGGACGCAGGGCGTGGCGAAGATGAAGGTGGGCGGCAAGGCGAAGCTCACCTGCCCTGGCAACACCGCCTACGGTGAGCGGCCGCCCTCTGGCTCGCGCATCCCGCCCAACGCCGTCCTCACCTTCGACGTCGAGCTCATCGACATCCCCGGCGACACGTCCCGGCAGCCGTAG
- a CDS encoding PilZ domain-containing protein codes for MSDKRKNKRAPLDIYLNKYMGGVPYMSRAADISQEGLSLARLLEPQHEAKRIGLQFQLPGSEEIIYAEGEVVREWAELGAKRERSGVRFTLLTDRHRKMIDAYVDRHGNEN; via the coding sequence ATGAGCGACAAGCGGAAGAACAAGCGGGCGCCCCTCGACATCTACCTGAACAAGTACATGGGTGGCGTGCCGTACATGTCGCGGGCCGCGGACATCAGCCAGGAAGGGCTGAGCCTCGCCCGGCTGCTCGAGCCTCAGCACGAGGCCAAGCGCATCGGCCTCCAGTTCCAGCTCCCGGGCTCGGAGGAGATCATCTACGCCGAGGGTGAAGTGGTCCGTGAGTGGGCCGAGCTGGGGGCCAAGCGCGAGCGCTCGGGTGTGCGCTTCACGTTGCTCACCGATCGTCACCGCAAGATGATCGACGCCTACGTCGACCGTCACGGCAACGAGAACTGA